One Primulina huaijiensis isolate GDHJ02 chromosome 5, ASM1229523v2, whole genome shotgun sequence DNA segment encodes these proteins:
- the LOC140976567 gene encoding ABC transporter I family member 6, chloroplastic-like, whose translation MAALCTPVFTFRNSAVNVHCRGFIRTPRTLRLRATVSVETPSSSTSGGGGASKLLLEVRDLSAVIAESKQPILKGVNLTVHEGEVHAVMGKNGSGKSTFAKVLVGHPDYEITGGSVTYKGRDLLEMEPEERAVAGLFMSFQSPVEIPGVSNIDFLNMAYNARRRKLGLPELGPIEFYGYVAPKLEIVNMKIDFLNRNVNEGFSGGERKRNEILQLAVLGADMAILDEIDSGLDVDALRDVAKSVNGLLTPNNSILMITHYLRLLEFIKPTYIHIMENGRIVKTGDVSLAKILEREGYKAISAA comes from the exons ATGGCTGCTCTCTGTACTCCAGTCTTCACTTTTAGAAACTCCGCGGTCAACGTTCACTGCCGGGGTTTTATCCGGACACCTCGCACCCTGAGGCTTCGAGCTACAGTCTCTGTTGAAACTCCGTCCTCCTCCACCTCCGGCGGTGGCGGCGCTTCGAAACTCCTGCTTGAAGTCAGAGATCTCTCCGCCGTAATCGCGGAGTCCAAGCAGCCCATTCTTAAAGGCGTTAATCTCACAGTTCACGAAGGCGAG GTTCACGCTGTGATGGGAAAGAATGGATCTGGGAAGAGTACATTTGCAAAG GTCCTTGTTGGTCATCCGGATTATGAAATTACAGGAGGCAGTGTAACATATAAGGGTCGAGATTTGTTGGAGATGGAACCTGAGGAAAGAGCTGTGGCTGGATTGTTTATGAGTTTTCAGTCTCCTGTTGAGATTCCTGGAGTTAGCAATATCGACTTCTTGAACATGGCATACAATGCTCGAAGGAGAAAACTTGGGCTTCCGGAGCTTGGGCCCATTGAG TTTTATGGTTATGTGGCACCTAAGCTTGAGATTGTGAATATGAAAATAGATTTTTTGAATAGAAATGTCAATGAAGGCTTCAGTGGTGGAGAAAGGAAGCGCAATGAGATTTTACAGCTTGCG GTTCTTGGTGCAGACATGGCTATATTGGATGAAATAGATTCTGGGTTAGACGTTGATGCTCTTCGAGATGTAGCAAAATCGGTTAATGGGCTTCTGACTCCCAATAATTCAATTTTGATGATCACCCACTATCTACGTCTTTTGGAATTCATTAAACCAACCTATATTCACATAATG GAAAATGGCAGGATAGTGAAGACTGGGGATGTTTCCTTAGCCAAAATTCTGGAGAGAGAAGGATACAAGGCAATTTCTGCTGCCTAG